A single genomic interval of Helianthus annuus cultivar XRQ/B chromosome 6, HanXRQr2.0-SUNRISE, whole genome shotgun sequence harbors:
- the LOC118479635 gene encoding uncharacterized protein LOC118479635 has protein sequence MLKVSPWKGIIRFRKRGKLSPRFIGPFKIVERVGKVAYCLELPEELSGIHSTFHVSHLQKCLAEETTRIHYDDIEVDNSLNYAVKPIAILDRKVKSLRNKKINQVKVKWEHRKGADTTWESEEEMQRLYPTLFSKKQNQTHHLRGLIDQNNHRRHPPLSNPNSQEKTIN, from the coding sequence ATGTTAAAAGTATCGCCGTGGAAGGGGATAATTCGGTTTAGAAAAAGAGGAAAattgagcccaagatttattgggccattcaaaatcgTGGAACGGGTTGGTAAGGTAGCATACTGTCTCGAGCTGCCTGAGGAGTTGAGTGGAATACATAGtacattccacgtgtcacatctccAAAAATGTTTAGCAGAGGAAACTACTCgtatccactacgatgatatcgaggtggataacagtctTAACTATGCGGTGAAGCCAATTGCAATTTTAGATCGTAAAGTGAAGAGTTTGAGAAACAAAAAGATCAACCAAGTGAAGGTTAAGTGGGAACACAGAAAGGGTGCGGATACtacatgggaatccgaagaagaaatgcaacggctctaccctacattatttaGTAAAAAACAAAATCAAACCCATCATTTGAGAGGTCTGATCGATCAGAACAACCACAGGCGACACCCCCCACtctcaaaccctaattcacaagAAAAAACCATAAATTGA